The DNA segment cagctccttatCCACCGCCATCTTCGCGCTTCCCGCTTCCGCTCCTGGCGCCGCGGTCGCCGGGAAGTGTAGTCCTAGCACGCCGCCGCGCCACAGGCCGCCTGGGAAGGTTGGACTACAAGCACCGTGATGCACCGCGCGGCCCCAAAGGACGGGACAGTAAGGGGGCGCGGCGCTTTACTGGGCATGATGGGTGTTGTAGTTCTTTAGCGGCGGCTGCGAGCGGGGAGAAACTAGAGGAAAACTACAAGTCCCGTGGGGCCGTGCGCGGGCACTGAGTCCTTAGGGAAAACAGCGCGTCCGTCCCGCCGTCCTGCAAGGTCGCCGCTGACCGTGTCCTCAAATGCCACAGACTGATCCGCATCCACGCactaaatccctccagggatgacACTCCACCACCTCCTCGGGAAGCCTGTGGCAGTGGGGGGAGGTGCGACCCAGCTACAGCCTGTTCCCAAAAACTTACTTGTTTTTGTTGTCCCCAGAAAACATCCTTCTCAGCCCAAGGCACAGCTCCTTAGGAAATTCTTTTCTGATTCATCTAAGacacctccctgtccccctaCTGCTCTAAGAAGGGAGCACTGTAGAAGAAAGACGATCCAATTATTCGCATACGCAGGAGACAGAATTTTTCAGCCCTTACTCCTTTATTCTAGTAGGATTTGGGTCCTCATGGCTGAAGGTTCCTTAATTTACTTTATCAACAATAGCAACAAACCTGAGATCACGAAGAAAACAGGATAGCCATGATTCCAGTAAAATGAACTGCTTCAGAGAACTGTTCTTATCCCGTAGGGCAATAAATTGAAAGATTCCTGGTGTGTCCCCATGGAGCCTCACCCAAGCAGAGCCTCAGCTCTCAGGGTGCAGACTCAAGTCATGGTCAGTgttgttccaagccctgctCCGCTGCCACCTCCTTCTTCTTGATGAGAATCCTGGAGTGGTTTGTGCtcaaagggaccttaaagatcatccagttccaccccctgccacgggcaaggacaccttccactatcccaggctgctccaaaccctgtccaacctgacctggaatgcttccagggatgggacagccacagctgctccgGGCAACCTTTGCCAGGGCCTCACCCCtacacagggaaggatttcttcccagtATTGCACCTAAATTGCCCCTTTTCCATTTTGGAGCCATTTCCCTTGTCCCAACCCTGTAGTTCATGATGAGTTGTAGCCCTGGCCGTGCCGAAGCCACCTGTGGCCATCATGATGCCACCTTGGGCACCTCCTGTGGCCTCCCCctgaggatcccctctgggTTCTCCTCCTGTGACACCTTCTTGCCCTGCAAGACGCAAAATTTATCTGCCGACACCTGTTCCTAAACCCAAGCACAGCACCTCAGCCCTTTGGGGCTGTCCCACACCTCAACAGTGGCCCTTTGTGACAGCACCATCGGTGACttcacagcagccacaggacaCGGGCCACGTCACAAAAGCAGGACAGGGGGCCCAGAGCCGCAATCCCATGGTGAGATCCGTGGGGCTCAAACGCCGCTATTCCAGCCCCACCGCGGCCCCGCTGCTGAGGTGCGGGACAGCCCCGGAGGGACAAAGAGCTgcggggttttggggaggggcaCCTAAAACAGACTTTGTGCCTCTTGCAGGGCGAGATGTCATCAAGGGAGGACACTCCAGAGCCGGgcacctctgctgccagcaccagccAGGCTGGCCCGGCCGCGCCGCAGGACAACAGCCGGGATGACACCGCGTGCCCGGAGTGCCGGGACATCAGCACCGCGTGCTCCAGCTCGTGCCGGCACTGCTTCTGCCGGCTGTGCCTGTGGGACTGGAGCCTGGGCCAGGCCGTGTGCCCGCGGTGCCAGCGGCCCACGCGCCACCCCTACCCCCAGCACGTGGCCCTGTACCACGAAGTGCAGGAGCGGGTCTACGAGAGGAAGCGGAGATGGCGTGGCCGCTCGGCACAGCAGCCACGCAGCTGCTCCGGACCCTGGGAGAGGAGGCCAAGGAGATCCATGAGGTGGCCCCGCGATGGCCGCCGGGAGTCTTGGCACGCCCCAGGCAGCGACTCCCCGAGGAGGAGgcagtggcagctgcagaggagagaggaCGCACCCGAAGAGGGACAGACTCTGAGGTTTGAGTGGGACGTCCCAGCCTCCTCGCAGGGACATCGATCCCGGCGCAGGCCCCGCAGGTCATGGAGCCAGCAGGAACGGTCGCGGGGCCGCCGCAGgtggagcaggggcagggagcGTTTCCGTGGCTGGGACAGGCCCTCCAGGAGAGAGCAGGACACCCAGACAGGCTCCCCCGAGCACTCCGCAAGGCAGCGGCACTGGAGGAGCTGGAGTGCTGATGACAGACACGCTCCAGGGCCCCAGCACGATGTCCCCTCAGAGAGGAGTGAGACACACCAGTGGGAAGATGCTGATGCCTCCGGACAACGGCGCACAAGAAGGAGGCAAAGCCGGGGTAGATCCCACAGGAGAGGCCAGAACTCCCAGGCAGGCTCTCAGGGAACGGTGCACCACGAGCACTCCACAAGGCAGAGGcgctggaggagctggaatgCTGATGACAGACACACTCCAAGGCCCCAGCGTGACACCCCCGAGAGGAGGAGCGAGAGACACCAGTGGGAAGATCGGGATTCCTCCAGGCAACAGCATGCGGCAAGGAACCGAACCCGGGGCAGATCCCACAGGAGAAGGCAGAACTCCCAGAGAGCCTCCCAGGGAATGCCACACAACCATGCCACAAGGCAGAGGCAGTGGAGGAGCTGGAATGATGACCAAGAATGAGCTCCAAGGTCCCAGCAGAACATCCTCAAGGAGGAGGCGGCGCTGGTGCAGGGACGCATAGCCCACCCTCCCAAAATGGGAATTGCCATGCTCAGACTCAGCCCAGGGTGTCCAGGCAGGTTTTGGTGATCGCCCAGGATGGAGCCACCAGATCCTCCCTGGACATCCTGTTCCAGGGCTTGACTCGCTGCAAATAAACAAATGCCACTTGAGCCAGCACCCCTTAtcttctttttgtgtttttgcaACCTCAGGAGCCTCCACAGATATTTTGGAGCATCCCACGCCCTTAGGTTGCCCTCGTGAGTTTCATACTTTCCCTCTGTGAGCTCTCCCCAAGCATTGTTAAGTGTCTCTGTGGAtccaggaaggagctgaggggaTCTTCCCCCTCTCCATGCCCTCACAGCCATTCCATGGCTGAACCTGACTTggattttgccttttctttcccttcagtTTTATCCAGGCGTGCTTTGCTGGGAGAAGTTAGTACTccacagcattttttcagcagagctACAGCTTGGTACAGgaatattttccccaaaaacatAATATGTAGCTGATACAAATCAGTGCTGGAGATGCCCAAGCCCAGCTCCAGGGCCAAAACTTGCCCTAAACTTTCCTCCCAGTTGTCAtccagtccctgtccccaatTGCCAGCCTCTGGAATCACCCCACTAACCTGCAGTGTCCCATTGATCTCCAATTTGGGGTATCAGCATAGCTGATCATCTCCCAAGATGCATATTCAGCATGTGAGATGTGGATTTTGCCTATGGATACATTCTCTGCTGGATGGAAGGAGCCTGGTCACACTGGATCCCTCTTGCACTGCAagaaataattggaaaaaaagCCATAAAATTCAACAAATGGTGAAAAGCAGGAGCCTGGGCACACAGGAGGTGGGCAAGCATCCTCGATATCCACATCATGCTCTGGTAGAGCCACTCCTCTGCTTGatcaagtttatttttcttccacagaaaCCTGCTTTAAATACACCTGGAATTCACTCATTTTCCAAAAATTTACTCAGAAGGTGAGCTCTTGCTACCTGGAAGACACACACAGCCTCGGGTGGGAGCAGCATTGCTCAGCACAGGAGGTGGCCACACACAGCACCAAAACTATCCTGGTAATTTTTCCCTAGacttaattttttcattaaatacaaAACTTCCCCTCAGGTATGAGCTGATGTTTATCTCCTGGAAAATCATATCACTGCCTCTCTGAGCACGGTGCCAGGGACCTGGAAATGCTGGATATGCCCACCtgaacatacacacacagacatttcACCGGGAAAACCCTggaaaaaatgcagcatttggTGGGGACGGATGTTGGTGGCAGAGCCACTGCTTTAGGATAACAACGAGTAAGAAAATTCAGATAATTTCTGCtgaagtaaaaaacaaaacaaaacaaaaaaaaagggggatcTGGGAAAAGTGCAAAGAGGCTGGAAGTCTGAGGGTAGCGCTGCCCTCGGAGGTctctgtcccagagctgcccagcctGAATTCAGGAGGTCTTTACAAACACTGGCACCTCGGCCAGGCTGGCAGAGTAATTCCTGAGCGTGGTGCCACCATCAAACACTCGGGCACTGTTGGTGTCCAGCCAGAGGTGCCCCTCTCCTGGCAGGTAGATGTCCCTCCACGTTTGTCCCTTTTCTGTTATTGGAGCAACCAGGACctgcagggagaagaaaaagaaaaaaaccagaactTCAGCAGAGGGAGGATTAGTCAGGATGTGCGTGTGGGGATAAGATGGTCATcagggaatcctggaatggtttgggtgggaagatACCTTAAAAACCATCctgtcccaccccctgccatgggcagggacatcttccactagcccaggttgctccaagctccatccaatTTGGCCCTGGACagtccagggatggggcagccacagcttctctgggcaccctgtgccagggcctcaccagcCTCACTGGGAGTTCCTTCCCAATCCCATCTACCCCTGCCTTCTGTCAGTTTAGAAACATTAATGAAGTGCAGTGACATTCCTTTGGCTGGGACTGGGatcatccctgcctgcagctgccccaaGATTCCATCcagtttatattttcaaaaaccaggagaaaaaaaatcccatcagaAATGTGCTTCTTGCAAAACTTCCTTCCCAGTGATAGACCCAATGTAATTCCACCTTCAGGGAGCATTTTCCCCCTTGTTTCATGGCAAAAGCAGTTCCCAGCATTCTGAGACTCTTTATTCCTGCTAAATCATTTCACTTCCAAAGCTGATAGAGGGTTTTGGGGCCCCAAATAAGAGTTTCATGAGGAAAGCCAaccttttccaaaaagaaaaacccaaaacccacaaaactcAGCTGCTTTGGCTTGGATTTAAATCTGCTTAAATCCAAGTCCTGGTTTGTACTTGTGCAAAGCTGAATTTACAGGAATAATGCAGAATTCCCACCTCATCTCCAATGAGAAACTCGTCCTCTATGGTGAATGCAACTGGATCCGTGGGGCTGAGCCACCAGGCAGGACGGAAGATGGGGAATCCCAAACTCTGCCACTCCTCACTGTATTTTAGGAGCAGAGGCACGACAAAGTCCCGGTGCCTCTGGATGCACTGGCGGGTCAGATTCAGGACCTGCAGGTGGGGGACAAATCCATGAGGAGCCCAACACCCAGGAAACAGCAAAGCAggcagggaaaaacaaacaaacaaacaaacaataataaaaaaattcaaaagtaaAACATGTATTCCCTTAGGAAGGGAAATTACTGAATTGGAATGTCCTGCTCAAGTTATGGTGCAAATGGGATTGATATTGGATATTAATTGATTTGGATATTAATTGATATGGATATTAATTGGATTAATTGGATATATTGGATATATTTGGATGTTAATTGTTTTGGCTAAAAATCCATTGGTAAAACATTTAAATCCATTGATAATGGACCTAAATAAATTGGACTTAAATGGCTTTAAATCCATTGGCAATTGTTACAAATCAGCTGGATTTAAATCTATTGATAGCAGATATGAACACATTAGATTTGAATAGATTTAAATCTGTTGTTAATGAATTTAAATCCaatgaatttaaatttatttaaatacacTGAAAATAGTTGTGGATCCATTGGATTTAAATACATTGATAACAGATATGAATCTATTAGatttaaatgtatttcagtCCAGTTATATTGAACATGAATCCATTGGATATAAATGGATTTACATCTATTGATAATGAATATAAACCCATTGGatttaaatagatttaaatCCATTGATAATGGATATCAGTCATTGGATTTAAGTGAATTTAAGTGCATTGACAATGCATATAAACCCATGGATTTATATTCATTTACATCTATTGATAATGGATATTAATTAATCTTATTTAAATGGATTTATATCCATTGATAAAGGACCTTAATCAATTTGATTTAAATTCCACTGATAAACATATGAATCCACTGAattgaaatataattaaatCCATTGATAGCAGACACAAATCCATTTGATTTAAATCCATTGGTACTTGAATCTAAGGCcattgataatggatttattCCCACTtcagtggaaagctgaggacAGCAGCTGGCAGGAGATCCCTGCCGGGCCTTCCATGGCTTTTGGGGGCATTGGCCATGTCAGGATCCCGGTGTCCTCCCCTCTGGAGTGTGGGATGCGTACCCAGGCatcacagcagagccagggcgGGGTCCCAAAGGCCATCACGGGCAGGAATGTCACAATCTGCAGCCACCTCACAAACAGCTCCGGGTCCCCCTGGGTGGCTCCAGCCACACTCCCTCCTGTGGGAACATGGGGCTGGAGTGAGGACCTCCCATAGCATGGAAAGGTTCTGGAGAAACCTCAGAGCTCCTCCCAGTGCCTAAAGTGTCACCATCGCTCTGAAAACCTGGCACGGCTTCCCTGGAAATGGAACAAACCCCCCAGCACCGAGGGCTTGCCCAGCCATCCACAAATTCCTGTTTCCTCCAGAGGTTTTTCCAAGCTCTTGCAGCTCCCAGGCTGTTGGGACACAACCCCTGGCAGTGAACTGCCCAGCTCTCTGTGTGCAGGAGGATCTGCACTCCCATCCACGCAAGCCAAGGGCTTCTCTTTGGGAAGCAAACTCCCATGCTGGGATTGCTTGAGCCTCATTTTCTAAGGAAAACAGGCTAAAAATAGATGCCAAATTGACATATTGCTCTCAACCCCTATTTC comes from the Taeniopygia guttata chromosome 5, bTaeGut7.mat, whole genome shotgun sequence genome and includes:
- the LOC115495433 gene encoding uncharacterized protein — protein: MSSREDTPEPGTSAASTSQAGPAAPQDNSRDDTACPECRDISTACSSSCRHCFCRLCLWDWSLGQAVCPRCQRPTRHPYPQHVALYHEVQERVYERKRRWRGRSAQQPRSCSGPWERRPRRSMRWPRDGRRESWHAPGSDSPRRRQWQLQRREDAPEEGQTLRFEWDVPASSQGHRSRRRPRRSWSQQERSRGRRRWSRGRERFRGWDRPSRREQDTQTGSPEHSARQRHWRSWSADDRHAPGPQHDVPSERSETHQWEDADASGQRRTRRRQSRGRSHRRGQNSQAGSQGTVHHEHSTRQRRWRSWNADDRHTPRPQRDTPERRSERHQWEDRDSSRQQHAARNRTRGRSHRRRQNSQRASQGMPHNHATRQRQWRSWNDDQE